One Fusarium falciforme chromosome 1, complete sequence genomic window carries:
- a CDS encoding Amb-all domain-containing protein, whose product MASLFKTLLAVTALVPAAFGALPTKPEGFASGTTGGGSASAVYPKSASELVSYLGDSQARVIYLDRTIDFTGTEGTATETGCAPWGTGSQCQLSINQHGWCDNYQPNAKKVTVKYDKAGILGIKVGSNKSLIGVGSKGVIKGKGLRIVGAKNVIIQNVHVTNLNPSLVWGGDAITVDDADLIWIDHVTTSLVGRQHIVLGNKACNRVTISNSKIDGTSSWSASCNTYHYWGIYFAGANDMITFKNNYIYHSSGRAPKVSGNTLLHAVNNYFYDVPDHAFEIDSGSVLAEGNIFQNVKNPVVAGYKGKLFGSTTTSSNTACAASLGRNCQLNGFGSSGALGGTDTSFLGNFKGKTIAKASSFNDAKNVVNTAGFGKA is encoded by the coding sequence ATGGCCTCCCTCTTCAAGACCCTCCTCGCCGTCACGGCTCTCGTCCCCGCCGCCTTCGGTGCTCTCCCCACCAAGCCCGAGGGTTTCGCCTCAGGCACCACTGGCGGTGGTTCTGCTTCTGCCGTCTACCCCAAGAGCGCTTCGGAGCTGGTCTCTTATCTTGGCGACTCTCAGGCTCGCGTCATCTACCTCGACCGCACCATCGACTTCACCGGCACCGAGGGTACCGCCACCGAGACGGGATGCGCCCCCTGGGGAACTGGCTCTCAGTGCCAGCTGTCCATCAACCAGCACGGCTGGTGCGACAACTACCAGCCCAACGCCAAGAAGGTCACCGTCAAGTACGACAAGGCCGGTATCCTGGGCATCAAGGTCGGCTCTAACAAGAGTCTGATCGGTGTTGGAAGCAAGGGTgtcatcaagggcaagggcctgCGTATCGTGGGAGCCAAGAACGTCATCATCCAGAACGTTCATGTCACCAACCTTAACCCCAGCCTTGTCTGGGGCGGTGATGCCATCACCGTCGACGATGCCGACCTGATCTGGATCGACCATGTCACCACCTCGCTCGTCGGCCGCCAGCACATTGTCCTCGGCAACAAGGCCTGCAACCGtgtcaccatctccaactccAAGATTGACGGCACCAGCTCCTGGTCCGCCAGCTGCAACACCTACCACTACTGGGGCATCTACTTCGCCGGTGCCAATGACATGATTACCTTCAAGAACAACTACATCTACCACAGCTCCGGCCGTGCCCCCAAGGTCTCTGGCAACACCCTCCTCCACGCCGTCAACAACTACTTCTACGACGTCCCCGACCACGCTTTCGAGATCGACTCCGGCAGCGTCCTCGCCGAGGGTAACATCTTCCAGAACGTCAAGAACCCCGTCGTTGCCGGCTACAAGGGCAAGCTCTTcggcagcaccaccaccagctccaACACCGCTTGCGCCGCCAGCCTCGGCCGCAACTGCCAGCTCAACGGCTTCGGCAGCTCCGGTGCTCTTGGGGGCACTGACACCAGCTTCCTCGGCAACTTCAAGGGCAAGACCATTGCCAAGGCTTCCAGCTTTAACGATGCCAAGAACGTCGTCAACACCGCTGGCTTCGGCAAGGCTTAA
- a CDS encoding Aminopeptidase encodes MSSSKGLLRQLAQRQALWSSPLSPAFTRQTAGHTGVLSPFSSVFNSIWNTGNSRALASVASNSSQSVKDFRNRRENARAMPIGARSSLLSQIPNRFCSGHARLNRNVKMTDRDVLPDNVKPKHYNLSLRDLEFTNWTYKGTVTIDSEITKPTKEVIVNTLDLKLSHAKVSIDSKTVESTSFNYDEKAQRSTITFDEELPVASKASIIIEFEGIMNNEMAGFYRSKYKPAETPAASVPHDDEWHYMLSTQFEACDARRAFPCFDEPNLKATFDFDIEIPSDQVALSNMPVKETRPSKDGWNIVSFETSPVMSTYLLAWAVGDFEYIEALTDREYNGKKIPVRVYTTRGLKEQGRWALQHAPKIIDYFSEIFDIDYPLPKSDLIAVHEFTHGAMENWGLVTYRTTQVLYDEKTSDPRFKNAVAYVVAHELAHQWFGNLVTMDWWDELWLNEGFATWVGWHAVDHLHPDWQVWAQFVNEGMEAAFSLDGIRASHPIHVPVRDALDINQIFDSISYLKGCSAIRMLANHLGVETFLKGVSNYLKSHAYGNAKTTALWDALSQASGKNVTELMNPWISKIGHPVVTVAEEPGQISIKQSRFLSTGDVKPEDDTTTWWVPLGLEGKKDQAGIASLSLTTKEDTIRDIDDDFYKLNSGATGFYRVNYPPERLAKLSQQLDKLSTEDKISIIGSTAHLAFAGNGTTPALLTFLQGFGKETHPLVWRQVLDSIAGVKSVFKEDPVIKKALDNFSLKLVDEKIAEVGWDFPEGEDYLTGLLRKDIIGVAVAGGHPGVTEEALKRFEAWVEDPEANPIPAPLRVAVWRAAIMKDPARTVEILKKEWFNTKSIDGKLLSLSVLGSVEDADLLTKEIIPFNFNQSPPSNAVPSGDMHVLGNSVASNIIGRPLQWEFMKTNWDAVIAKLGNPVVVDRYIKISLGAFTDVSVVDDIEKFMADKDTKSFDRTLGTVKDKIRGRAAYRERDAASLKEWLGANGYA; translated from the exons ATGTCGTCGTCCAAGGGCCTTTTGCGACAGCTGGCTCAACGACAGGCCCTGTGGAGCAGCCCACTATCACCGGCCTTTACACGGCAGACGGCGGGTCACACGGGCGTACTGTCCCCGTTTTCTTCAGTCTTCAATTCCATCTGGAACACCGGTAATTCGCGAGCATTGGCGTCGGTTGCAAGCAACAGCAGCCAATCCGTCAAGGACTTCCGAAACCGCCGTGAAAATGCTCGGGCGATGCCGATCGGCGCCCGGAG ctctcttctctctcagATTCCCAACCGCTTCTGTTCTGGCCACGCCAGACTCAACCGTAACGTGAAAATGACCGACCGCGATGTTCTCCCCGACAATGTCAAGCCCAAGCACTACAACCTCTCCCTGAGGGACCTCGAGTTCACCAACTGGACCTACAAGGGAACTGTTAC CATCGACTCGGAAATCACAAAACCCACCAAGGAAGTTATCGTCAACACTCTTGACCTCAAGCTCTCCCATGCCAAGGTCTCCATCGACTCCAAGACGGTGGAATCCACCAGCTTCAACTATGACGAAAAGGCCCAGCGTTCCACTATCACCTTCGACGAGGAGCTCCCCGTTGCTTCCAAggcttccatcatcatcgagttCGAGGGTATCATGAACAACGAGATGGCTGGTTTCTACCGCAGCAAGTACAAGCCCGCCGAGACCCCCGCCGCCTCTGTTCCCCACGACGACGAATGGCACTACATGCTCAGCACCCAGTTTGAGGCTTGCGATGCTCGCCGAGCTTTCCCCTGCTTCGACGAGCCCAACCTCAAGGCTACTTTTGACTTTGACATTGAGATCCCCTCGGACCAGGTTGCTCTGAGCAACATGCCTGTCAAGGAGACACGACCTTCCAAGGATGGCTGGAACATTGTCTCCTTCGAGACTTCTCCTGTCATGAGCACCTACCTCCTTGCCTGGGCTGTGGGCGACTTTGAGTATATCGAGGCTTTGACCGACCGCGAATACAACGGCAAGAAGATTCCCGTCCGTGTCTACACCACCCGTGGTCTCAAGGAGCAGGGTCGATGGGCTCTTCAGCACGCCCCCAAGATCATTGACTACTTCTCCGAGATCTTCGACATTGACTACCCTCTTCCCAAGTCCGATCTGATCGCCGTCCACGAGTTCACCCACGGTGCTATGGAGAACTGGGGTCTTGTTACTTACCGTACCACCCAGGTTCTCTACGACGAGAAGACCTCGGACCCCCGATTCAAGAACGCTGTCGCTTACGTCGTCGCCCACGAGCTTGCTCATCAATGGTTCGGTAACCTTGTCACCATGGACTGGTGGGATGAGCTCTGGCTCAACGAGGGTTTCGCTACCTGGGTTGGCTGGCACGCCGTGGACCATCTTCATCCCGACTGGCAGGTGTGGGCTCAGTTCGTTAACGAGGGTATGGAGGCTGCCTTCAGCCTTGACGGCATCCGCGCTAGCCACCCCATCCATGTTCCTGTCCGCGACGCCCTCGACATCAACCAGATCTTTGACTCTATTAGCTACCTCAAGGGCTGCTCTGCCATCCGCATGCTTGCCAACCACCTTGGCGTTGAGACCTTCCTCAAGGGTGTCTCCAACTACCTTAAGAGCCACGCATACGGAAATGCCAAGACCACTGCTCTGTGGGATGCTCTCAGCCAGGCCTCTGGTAAGAACGTGACCGAGCTCATGAACCCATGGATCTCCAAGATTGGTCACCCTGTTGTGACTGTCGCCGAGGAGCCTGGTCAGATCTCGATCAAGCAGTCTCGCTTCCTGTCGACCGGTGATGTTAAGCCCGAGGATGATACCACCACCTGGTGGGTGCCCCTGGGCCTGGAAGGCAAGAAGGACCAGGCTGGCATCGCTTCGCTGTCCCTGACCACCAAGGAGGACACCATCCGTGACATCGACGATGACTTTTACAAGCTCAACAGCGGTGCTACCGGCTTCTACCGTGTTAACTACCCCCCTGAGCGCCTCGCTAAGCTCAGCCAGCAGCTTGACAAGCTCAGCACCGAGGACAAGATCTCCATCATTGGCTCCACCGCTCACCTTGCCTTTGCTGGTAACGGCACAACCCCTGCGCTGCTTACCTTCCTCCAGGGCTTCGGCAAGGAGACCCACCCTCTTGTCTGGCGACAGGTTCTTGACTCTATTGCTGGAGTCAAGTCTGTCTTTAAGGAGGACCCCGTTATCAAGAAGGCTCTTGACAACTTCAGCCTGAAGCTCGTTGATGAGAAGATCGCCGAAGTTGGCTGGGACTTCCCTGAGGGTGAGGACTACCTCACTGGCCTTTTGCGAAAGGACATCAttggtgttgctgttgctggcgGCCACCCTGG CGTTACCGAGGAGGCTCTGAAGCGCTTCGAGGCCTGGGTTGAGGACCCCGAGGCCAACCCCATCCCTGCTCCCCTCCGAGTTGCTGTCTGGCGCGCTGCCATCATGAAGGACCCCGCCCGCACTGTTGAGATTCTCAAGAAGGAGTGGTTCAACACCAAGTCTATCGATGGCAAGCTTCTCTCCCTTAGCGTTCTCGGCAGTGTCGAGGATGCCGATCTGCTTACCAAGGAGATTATCCCCTTCAACTTCAACCAGTCTCCTCCCTCCAACGCCGTTCCCAGCGGAGACATGCACGTTCTGGGCAACTCCGTGGCTTCCAACATCATTGGTCGCCCTCTCCAGTGGGAGTTCATGAAGACCAACTGGGATGCCGTTATTGCCAAGCTCGGCAAccctgttgttgttgaccgATACATCAAGATCAGCCTGGGTGCCTTTACTGATGTTTCCGTCGTGGACGACATTGAGAAATTCATGGCCGACAAGGATACCAAGAGCTTTGACCGTACCCTTGGCactgtcaaggacaagattcGCGGCCGGGCTGCGTACCGCGAGCGCGATGCTGCGTCGCTCAAGGAGTGGCTGGGCGCAAACGGATATGCGTGA
- a CDS encoding Carboxylic ester hydrolase, with product MKFHSLIGFGLITGSLAAPAAVPVPQPVPQPATPATLEERAAKVTVAVPSGTVIGSSLGKVESFRGIPFADPPTGSLRLKPPKRLSKPLGNFDASGLVGPSCPQMFISTGAEDVISEFLSDFLSIPFLQVVTGQEDCLTMTVQRPVGTKAGDKLPVLFWIFGGGFELGSSAMYDGTSLLGTGIDQKQPFIFVAVNYRVAGFGFMPGAELANEGSTNLGLLDQRMGLEWVADNIAAFGGDPDKVTIWGESAGAISVLDQMTLFGGDADYKGKPLFRGAIMNSGSVVPAEPVDSPKAQEIFDTVVQNAGCSSASNSLNCLRGLPYDKFLDAANSVPGLLSYNSLALSYLPRPDGHVLPDSPEALIAAGRYHAVPMINGNQEDEGTLFALFQPNLTTAEKLADYLQEFYFSAASKTQLTSLVNSYSSSITAGSPFRTGILNEIFPGFKRRAAIFGDLVFTLTRRLFLQTATDTNPDVPAWSYLASYDYGTPVLGTLHGSDLIQVFFGILPNNAMRSIRTYYYNFLYNLDPNVGVTKYANWPEWKESKKLMWFKSANGNDILNDDFRQNSYNWIASNVGVLRV from the coding sequence ATGAAGTTTCATAGCCTCATCGGTTTTGGCCTCATCACCGGCAGCTTGGCCGCTCCAGCTGCCGTGCCTGTTCCTCAGCCCGTTCCTCAGCCTGCTACTCCTGCCACTCTAGAGGAACGTGCCGCCAAGGTCACCGTTGCTGTTCCTTCCGGTACCGTCATCGGCTCCAGCTTGGGCAAGGTTGAATCTTTCAGGGGCATCCCCTTTGCGGACCCCCCTACTGGTTCTCTCCGTCTCAAACCCCCGAAGAGGTTGTCAAAGCCCCTGGGCAATTTTGATGCCTCCGGTCTTGTTGGCCCATCATGCCCTCAGATGTTTATCTCTACTGGAGCTGAGGATGTCATCTCAGAGTTCCTCTCCGACTTTCTGAGCATCCCCTTCCTCCAGGTCGTTACTGGACAAGAGGATTGTCTCACCATGACTGTTCAACGGCCTGTGGGCACCAAGGCCGGGGACAAGCTGCCTGTTCTCTTTTGGATCTTTGGCGGCGGCTTTGAGCTCGGCTCCAGTGCCATGTATGATGGCACTAGCCTTCTGGGTACTGGCATTGATCAGAAGCAACCTTTTATTTTCGTTGCTGTCAACTACCGTGTTGCCGGATTTGGCTTCATGCCCGGTGCCGAGCTTGCCAATGAAGGCAGCACCAACCTGGGCTTGCTAGATCAGCGCATGGGGCTTGAATGGGTTGCAGATAACATTGCGGCCTTTGGAGGTGACCCTGACAAGGTTACCATCTGGGGAGAGTCTGCTGGAGCAATTTCTGTGCTTGATCAGATGACTCTGTTCGGTGGTGATGCTGACTATAAGGGCAAGCCCCTTTTCCGTGGCGCCATCATGAACTCGGGTAGTGTCGTGCCAGCCGAGCCAGTGGACAGCCCCAAGGCTCAGGAGATTTTCGATACTGTTGTACAGAACGCCGGCTGCTCCAGTGCCTCCAACAGCCTCAACTGTCTTCGAGGTCTCCCCTATGACAAATTTTTGGACGCCGCCAACTCCGTACCAGGACTCCTTTCGTATAACTCGCTGGCTCTCTCCTATCTTCCTCGTCCAGATGGACATGTGCTCCCCGATAGTCCCGAAGCACTCATCGCGGCGGGGCGTTACCATGCGGTTCCTATGATCAACGGCAACCAAGAGGATGAGGGTACTCTATTTGCTCTTTTCCAGCCGAACCTGACCACTGCAGAGAAGCTTGCCGATTACCTGCAAGAGTTCTACTTCTCTGCCGCCAGCAAGACGCAACTTACCAGCCTCGTCAACTCGTATTCAAGCTCCATCACCGCAGGCAGCCCCTTCCGTACCGGTATCCTCAACGAGATCTTCCCAGGCTTCAAGCGACGTGCTGCCATCTTTGGCGATCTCGTCTTCACCCTTACTCGCCGACTCTTCCTTCAGACTGCCACGGACACCAACCCAGATGTCCCTGCGTGGTCTTACCTGGCAAGCTACGACTACGGAACCCCCGTTCTTGGAACTCTGCACGGCTCGGATCTTATTCAGGTCTTCTTTGGCATCCTGCCCAACAACGCCATGAGGAGCATCCGGACGTACTACTACAACTTTTTGTACAACCTTGATCCTAATGTTGGCGTTACAAAGTATGCCAATTGGCCCGAGTGGAAGGAgagcaagaagctcatgTGGTTCAAGTCTGCGAATGGAAATGACATTTTGAACGATGATTTTAGGCAAAACTCGTACAATTGGATTGCGAGCAATGTTGGCGTGTTGCGGGTTTGA
- a CDS encoding 26S proteasome regulatory complex, ATPase RPT6 → MALDAYYHNKIEAMKLEILKGQAALRRLEAQRNDYNSRVRLLREELGLLQQPGSYVGEVVKVMSTKKVLVKVHPEGKYVVDVSDSVDIGKLTPGKRVTLLSDSYKLEKMLPSSVDPLVSLMMVEKVPDSTYDMIGGLDQQIKEIKEVIELGLKHPELFESLGIAQPKGVLLYGPPGTGKTLLARAVAHHTACKFIRVSGSELVQKYIGEGSRMVRELFVMAREHAPSIIFMDEIDSIGSSRVEGSSGGDSEVQRTMLELLNQLDGFEPTKNIKVIMATNRLDILDPALLRPGRIDRKIEFPPPSVEARADILRIHSRKMNLTRGINLTKIAEKMNGCSGAELKGVCTEAGMYALRERRVHVTQEDFELATAKILNKHDDKEVSLGKLWK, encoded by the exons ATGGCGCTGGACGCGTACTACCACAACAAGATCGAGGCTATGAAgctcgagatcctcaagggtCAAGCTGCACTTCGTCGCCTCGAGGCCCAGAGAAACGACTACAACTCCCGCGTACGATTGTTGAGAGAAGAGCTGGGTCTGCTGCAACAGCCCGGATCCTATGTCGGCGAGGTTGTCAAGGTGATGAGTACTAAGAAGGTTCTCGTCAAGGTGCACCCAGAAGGCAAATATG TCGTCGATGTATCGGATAGCGTCGATATCGGAAAGCTCACACCCGGAAAACGAGTCACTCTTTTGTCTGACAGCTACAAACTCGAGAAGATGCTTCCATCTTCGGTCGACCCTCTCGTCTCCCTCATGATGGTGGAGAAGGTTCCAGACAGCACATACGACATGATTGGTGGTCTGGACCAacagatcaaggagatcaaggaagTTATCGAGCTTGGTCTCAAGCACCCCGAGCTTTTCGAGTCGCTCGGTATTGCACAGCCCAAGGGAGTTCTGCTCTACGGTCCTCCCGGTACCGGAAAGACACTGCTGGCACGAGCCGTCGCCCACCACACTGCCTGCAAGTTTATTCGAGTGTCAGGTTCCGAGCTGGTACAAAAGTACATTGGAGAGGGTAGCCGAATGGTGCGAGAACTCTTCGTCATGGCCCGAGAGCATGccccctccatcatcttcatggATGAGATTGACAGTATTGGTTCTTCGCGAGTAGAGGGCTCTTCTGGAGGTGACTCAGAAGTGCAGCGAACCATGCTTGAGCTGCTGAACCAGCTCGACGGCTTCGAGCCCACTAAGAACATCAaggtcatcatggccaccaaCCGACTCGACATTCTCGACCCCGCCCTCCTTCGACCAGGACGAATCGACCGCAAGATCGAGTTCCCCCCGCCCAGCGTCGAGGCTCGTGCCGACATTCTCCGAATCCACAGCCGCAAGATGAACCTGACCCGTGGTATCAACCTCACCAAGATTGCCGAGAAGATGAACGGTTGCTCTGGTGCTGAGCTCAAGGGTGTGTGTACGGAGGCTGGTATGTACGCTCTCCGTGAGAGGAGAGTCCACGTCACGCAGGAGGATTTTGAGCTTGCTACAGCAAAGATCCTCAACAAGCACGACGACAAGGAGGTGTCGCTGGGCAAGCTCTGGAAGTAA